One Watersipora subatra chromosome 4, tzWatSuba1.1, whole genome shotgun sequence genomic window carries:
- the LOC137394715 gene encoding delta(24)-sterol reductase-like isoform X2: MECTKSLYYLIPTILILLFSWMRFKGLEYILINYRWVFVCLFLLPISVAYDTFFFIRSKLMFSTNTAPKKHEELVEKVQDQVLQWNRAGRPAKMCTARPGWQNISFRRGKYKNSLTNIDVCLRDILHVDVERKVVRVEPMVSMGQITALLNPMGWTLPVLPELDDLTVGGLIMGVGIESSSHLHGLFQECCVSFDLVLADGSLVKCTKDMRSDLFYSVPWSYGTLGFLVAAEIKIIPAKKYVKLEYIPITSREDLCELLPAAASSDERFDFVEALAYDENRAVLMKGRLTDGEEGCNAKVNAIGRWYKPWFFKHVEEFLERNQAGVEYIPLRDYYHRHSRSIFWELQDIVPFGNNIIFRILCGWMVPPKVSLLKLTQGETIKRLYENHHMVQDMLVPMDKLGDSLACFHKEVKNFIVSKLKIKVADIQV, translated from the exons ATGGAGTGCACGAAAAGCTTATACTATTTAATACCGACTATTTTGATACTTCTGTTCTCTTGGATGCGCTTTAAAGGACTGGAATATATCCTAATTAACTATAGATGGGTTTTCGTATGCTTGTTTTTACTGCCGATATCTGTGGCATACGACACATTTTTCTTTATACGAAGTAAACTAATGTTTTCGACCAACACAGCACCAAAAAAACACGAAGAATTAGTGGAGAAGGTTCAAGATCag GTATTGCAATGGAATAGAGCTGGAAGGCCAGCAAAAATGTGTACTGCTCGGCCTGGTTGGCAAAATATCAGCTTTCGGCGGGGGAAGTACAAAAATTCTCTTACTAACATAGACGTCTGCCTGAGGGATATTCTGCATGTTGATGTGGAAAGGAAAGTAGTACGAGTGGAGCCGATGGTTTCTATGGGGCAGATTACAGCACTACTCAACCCTATGGGCTGGACTTTGCCGGTTTTACCTGAACTGGACGACCTTACCGTTG gtGGTTTGATAATGGGGGTAGGCATAGAATCATCTTCACATCTGCATGGCCTATTTCAGGAATGCTGTGTTTCATTTGACCTAGTTTTAGCCGATGGATCACTTGTTAAGTGTACCAAG GATATGCGGAGTGACCTattctattcagtgccttggtcTTATGGAACATTGGGTTTCCTCGTAGCTGCTGAAATCAAGATCATTCCTGCTAAGAAATATGTTAAGCTGGAGTATATCCCCATCACTAGCAGAGAAGACTTGTGCGAGCTTCTTCCAGCGGCGGCGAGCAGTGATGAGCGGTTTGATTTCGTAGAGGCTCTGGCATATGATGAAAACAGGGCTGTGCTAATGAAAGGAAGGTTGACTGATGGCGAGGAGGGCTGCAATGCTAAG GTGAATGCTATTGGCCGATGGTACAAGCCATGGTTTTTCAAACATGTTGAGGAGTTTTTGGAGAGAAATCAGGCGGGTGTTGAGTACATACCACTGAGAGATTACTACCACAGACACAGCCGCAGTATATTTTGGGAGTTACAG GATATTGTTCCATTTGGGAACAACATCATATTTCGTATTCTTTGCGGATGGATGGTTCCTCCCAAAGTTTCCCTTCTTAAACTTACCCAAGGGGAGACGATAAAGCGGTTGTACGAGAATCATCACATGGTTCAGGACATGTTGGTTCCTATGGATAAATTAGGTGACAGCCTTGCTTGTTTCCACAAGGAAGTCAAG AATTTCATCGTTAGTAAGTTGAAGATTAAAGTTGCCGATATTCAGGTATAG